The Streptomyces sp. NBC_00659 genomic interval GCGAACCGTCGGCGAGGACCGGCTTCACACATTCGGTACCCGGCGCCATCCACACCGCGAGCAGGTCGGCGTCGTCGCGTGCGACCGTCACGGGGCGGCAGATGTGGACGCTGTCCCCGCCGTTCTCCCGGTACCGCCACAGGATCTGGCTCCCGGGCTCCCAGTGGGCCGCCGGCCCGCCCGCTTCCGCTCGTCTCACCGCTCCACCCTCTGCCATGACCAGATATTAGGTGCCCCAGGCATGCGACGCTGCGGTTCGCGTCACGGTTCCCGCCGACGGCGACCTGCTGTTACGGAGCTGTCATCAGGCGTTTCTCCATGGACACGGGCTGTTACGGGTGTGTCATCCGCAGGACATCCAGGGCCTCGTCCAACTGCTCCTCGGTCAGGTCCCCGCGCTCCACGTACCCCGATTCCAGCACCACCCGGCGAATCGTCTTGCGCTCCGCCAGCGCCTTCTTCGCGACCTTGGCGGCCTCCTCGTACCCGATGTACTTGTTCAGCGGCGTCACCACGGACGGCGAGGACTCCGCGTACTCACGGGCCCGTTCGCGGTGCGCGACGATCCCGTCGACCGTGCGGTCGGCGAGCAGCCGCGAGACGTTCGCGAGCAGCCGGACCGACTCCAGGACGTTCTTGGCGATCACCGGCAGCATCACGTTCAGCTCGAAGTTCCCGGCCGCGCCCGCGACGGCGACGGTCGCGTCGTTCCCCGTCACCTGCGCGGCGACCATCAGCACCGCCTCGGGAATCACCGGGTTCACCTTGCCCGGCATGATCGAGGATCCGGGCTGGAGATCCGGGAGGCTGATCTCGGCCAGTCCGGTGCGCGGCCCGGAGGCCATCCACCGCAGATCGTTCGCGATCTTCGTCAGCCCGACGGCGATGGTCCGCAGCTGACCGCTCGTCTCCACGATCCCGTCGCGCGCCCCCTGCGCCTCGAAGTGGTCGCGGGCCTCCGTGAGCGGCAGCCCGGTCGCCCGTGCCACCTCCGCGATCACCGCGGCGGAGAACCCGGGCGGCGTGTTGATCCCCGTCCCCACGGCCGTGCCGCCGAGCGGCAGTTCGGCCAGCCGCGGCAGCGAGGCCTCCAGCCGCTCGACCCCGTACCGCACCTGGGCCGCGTAGCCCCCGAACTCCTGGCCGAGCGTCACCGGCGTCGCGTCCATGAGATGGGTGCGCCCCGACTTCACCACATCGGCGAACTCCCGCGACTTGCGCTCCAGCGAGGCGGCGAGATGCTCCAGGGCGGGGACGAGATCGCGGGTGACGGCGGCGGTCGCGGCGATGTGGATGGACGACGGGAACACGTCGTTGCTCGACTGCGACGCGTTCACGTGGTCATTGGGGTGGACGTCCCGGCCCAGCCGCTCGCCGGCCAGCGTGGCGATGACCTCGTTGGCGTTCATGTTGGAGGAGGTGCCCGAGCCCGTCTGGAAGACGTCGACCGGGAAGTGCGCGTCCCAGCGCCCCTCGGCGACCTCCGCGGCCGCCTCCTGGACCGCCTCCGCGACATCCTTGGCGATCACGCCCAGCTCGCCGTTCACCTTCGCGGCGGCCCCCTTGATCCGGGCGAGGGCCTCGATGTGCGCGCGCTCGATGCGCTGCCCCGAGACGGGGAAGTTCTCCACGGCGCGCTGCGTCTGCGCCCGCCACTTCGCCTCCGCGGGCACCCGCACCTCGCCCATGGAGTCGTGCTCGATCCTGTACGCGCCTTCGCCCTGGCCATCCGCCATTGGTGACACCTCCATGCGACACAGCATCCCGGAGCCCGCCCGTGTTCCCGCCCGAAGCCGCGCGAGCGCCGCGCCGCACGAACGGCCGCCTTGTCGGCGGCCGTTCCCCGGCTCGTACGGCGTCACACGCGCGTCACCCGCACGGCGTCACCCGGAAGGGTGTACGCCGTACGGGCCCGTACCAGGCCGGTCCCGGGCCCCGCACCGGGATCGTGGTGAAGGTCGGGGCGAGGGCGGGGTTCTGGAAGAAGCCGTTCGATTTATTGGTCAAGCACCCGAGGGTTCTGGGAACCGTCCGTCTCTCCATCCTCAAGGACGACACCACCAGTCCCGAGAAGCAGAAGCACGCGGTCGAGCACTGGGCCTCGGGGCCGACTGCGGACGGCCGCACAGTCGGCTTCGCTGAAGACCTGGACGTGTCCGGCGCCATGCATCTGTGTCGCCTAGCGTGCCTCGGTGAGGGCTCGCTGCCTGAGGTTGCCGCCGGACAACTGAATCGTGGTGGCGGCCAGGATGTCGTCCCTGCCGATGGTCCGCCCGTCCCCCCTGCGGGCGGACAGGGCCTGGAGGGAATCCTTGAGGAACGGAGGTGGGGCCGGTTCGCCCGACATCATTGGGGTGACCGTACCGAAACGTTTGACCCCGCCCTCGCGGACGACCATGGCCGCGTCCCGGGCGAGGTCCGTCAGGAACACGCTCGCGATTCCGTCCAGGTCACGGACCATCGCCGGGACGGCCGTCGCCCCCTGGCTCCGCAGCAGCTTCTTGACCCCGGCCTCGAACCTGTGGGCGCCGACCACAGCACTCGGTTTGCGCGACCTGCTGCGCTTACGAGAAGGCACGATGACACCCTCGGCGTCGTACAGGACACCGGTCAGGCCTTGAAACGTCGGGCTGTGGTCGTACCACTTGTCCCCCACCTCGAGCTCGACGTTCCGGTCGATCGCCCAGAGAAGGTCCCCGGGAATCAGCTTCTTCCGGGCCTCCGTCGCCGCCGCTCTCCTCGCGCCGTCGATGATCTCCGTCAGCACTGTCCGCGTCACCGACGCGGCGGCCCACGCGGCCGACCGAGAGACGTGCATCGGGGTCACGTCCCTGAACACCGCTTTGACGAGAGAAGGCTTGAACGGCGAGACATCCATGACCGAGGCGGTCTCGGGACCGCTGCGCTCAGGGCGTGCGGGCTGTGCGGTCATCGGAAGAAACGCTCCCTGCTGTCGGAGTTATCAGAGGCCCGCACTTCACCACGCAGACCCGCTCTCTTCCCCCATCCTCCGTCGAAGCGGCACCCGGTCAAGGGCCCGACGGGCACATCCCGATTCCCTACCTGGGATGACAGTCCCCGCCCGACGGACAGCGTGTGAATGCTCCATCGAGGGGGCGTGTATTACGGCGTCTTACGGGTGTGACCGGTAGCCCGAACGACCGCCCCGGCCGGAAGCCTGAGCCACACTGCGTACAGCTCTGGCGAGCGGGCGACGATCTCGGTTCAGAGCGCCGCCCGTTGGGGACCAGGGCGGCAACCTTCTCGACGGTGGGGGGCAATGCTGTGAGCACTCGGTGGCCAGGGCGGACCGTTGCCGAGTGACAGCACGACAACGCCCCCGCCGGGCGGACCGGCGGGGGCGTGAGAAGCGCCTATAGGCTCAGGTCACGCCTGACGCACCGGGATGCTTGTGAACGTCGGCTGAGAGAGTTCCTGCGGGCTGAAGAAGTCGTTGCCCTTGTCGTCGACGACGACGAAGGCCGGGAAGTCCTCGACCTCGATCTTCCAGACGGCCTCCATGCCGAGCTCCTCGTACTCGACGACCTCGACCTTCTTGATGCAGTCCTGGGCGAGCCGGGCGGCCGGTCCGCCGATGGAGCCGAGGTAGAAGCCGCCGTGCGCGTCGCAGGCGTCGGTGACCTGCTTGCTGCGGTTGCCCTTGGCGAGCATCACCTTGGAGCCGCCCGCCGCCTGGAACTGCTCGACGTAGGAGTCCATGCGGCCGGCGGTCGTCGGGCCGAAGGAGCCGGACGCGTAGCCCTCGGGGGTCTTGGCCGGGCCCGCGTAGTACACCGGGTGGTCCTTCAGGTACTGCGGCATCTCCTCGCCCGCGTCCAGCCGCTCCTTGATCTTGGCGTGCGCGATGTCGCGGGCCACGACGAGCGGGCCGGAGAGCGAGAGCCGGGTCTTGACCGGGTACTTCGTCAGCTCGGCGAGGATGTCGTCCATCGGCTGGTTGAGGTCGATCTTCACGACGTCGCCGGCCTCGTCGAGATGCTCGTCCGTGGTCTCCGGCAGGAAGTGCGCGGGGTCGGTCTCCAGCTGCTCCAGGAAGACGCCCTCGGCGGTGATCTTCGCGACGGCCTGGCGGTCGGCCGAGCACGAGACCGCGATCGCGACCGGGCAGGACGCGCCGTGGCGGGGCAGGCGCACCACACGTACGTCGTGGCAGAAGTACTTGCCGCCGAACTGCGCGCCGATGCCGATCTTCTGGGTCAGCTCGAAGACCTTCTCCTCCAGCTCCTTGTCCCGGAAGCCGTGCCCGAGCTCGGAGCCCTCCGAGGGGATCTCGTCCAGGTAGTGCGCGGAGGCGTACTTCGCGGTCTTCAGCGCGTACTCGGCGCTCGTGCCGCCGACGACGATCGCCAGGTGGTACGGCGGGCACGCGGCCGTCCCGAGGGAGCGGATCTTCTCCTCCAGGAACTTCATCATGGAGCCCTCGTTGAGGACCGCCTTCGTCTCCTGGTAGAGGAACGACTTGTTGGCGGAGCCGCCGCCCTTGGCCATGAACAGGAACTTGTAGGCGCCGCCGTCGGTGGCGTACAGCTCGATCTGCGCCGGCAGGTTCGAGCCGGTGTTCTTCTCGTCCCACATGGTCAGCGGGGCCATCTGCGAGTAGCGCAGGTTCAGGTTCTTGTACGCGTCGTAGATGCCGTGCGAGAGGGCGGCCTCGTCGCCGCCCTCGGTGAGCACGTTCTGGCCGCGCTTGCCCATGACGATCGCCGTGCCGGTGTCCTGGCACATGGGGAGGACGCCGGCCGCCGCGATGTTCGCGTTCTTCAGCAGGTCCAGGGCGACGAACTTGTCGTTCGCCGAGGCCTCCGGGTCGTCGATGATGCGGCGCAGCTGGGCGAGGTGCGCCGGGCGCAGGTAGTGCTGGATGTCGTGGATGGCCTCCGCGGCGAGCTTGCGCAGCGCCTCCGGCTCCACCTTGAGGAACGTGCGCCCGTCGGCCTCGAAGGTGGAGACACCCTCGGAGGTCACCAGCCGGTACGGCGTGGTGTCCTCTCCCTGGGGGAGCAGATCGGTGTACGCAAACTCAGGCATCTCGCCTATTCCTCACTCGACAGTCAGCTTTTTCGGGGCTCGGTCGCCTCGGGCGCACCCCTTCGGCTCACTCGCCTGAGGCCGGCCGTCATCGGCAGCGTTCACCAGCGTAGAACCTGGCACGGGCGCCGGGGCTGTGAGGTAAGGCTCAGTTCGGACATCGGACCGTCGGTCCCGGGGGAGAGCGGGTTTCCCGCGGGTGGCGCGCCAGGGGTAGTCGCGATCTATCGCGTTTGGGTACGCTGTTGCCGTGGACCTTCAAAAGAGCCCCGACGCGAGTGCCGCCACGGCGGCGAAGCCGGCCGAGCTGCGTGCCTCCGACGCCGATCGCGACCGGATCACCGACATCCTGCGCGAGGCCGTCGCCGAAGGGCGCCTGACCGCGGAGGAGCATGCCGAGCGGGTCGAGGGCGTACTGGCCACCAAGACGGTCGGCGAGCTCGACCAGTTCGTCCGTGACCTGCCCGCCGCCCACACGGGCCGCGCGGCCTCCGCCTACGTCTCCGCGCCCAACCGCCCCACCCAGGGCGCGATCCCGGCGGAGGCCGACGACACCGTGGTGGCGGTCTTCAGTTCCGCCGTCCGCAAGGGCCGCTGGCGGGCGGGCCGGCGCATCCACGCGTACTCGGTCTTCGGAAACGTCGAGATCGACCTGAGCGAGGCGATCTTCGAGTACCAGCAGGTCGTGATCAAGGCGATCTCGGTGTTCGGCAACGTCGAGATCTCCGTGCCGGAGAACGTCTCGCTGCGCGGGAGCGGCGGCGGGGTGCTCGGCAACTTCGAGGTGGACACGCTGGACTCGGGCGACCCCGACGCGCCCGTGGTCTACGTCGACGGCCTCGCCGTCCTGGGGAACGTCGAGGCGAGGCCCAAGCGCGGCAAGCTCATCGCGGACATCCTCGACCGGGTCACGAGCCGGGTGAACGAGCGGGTGGCGGACCGGCTGGACCGGAGTTTGCGCAAGCACCTCGACCGTTGACGCTTGTGAATATGCGCGTGGCCGATGCGGGTCGGTCCGGCGGCGACGATCGATCATGCCCGAGAACGGCCGGGCTTCTCCACGCAGTGCATAGGCGCGCGTACAGCGGGTAGGGCTTGCTGCATCGTCTCTTGGAGGGCGCTGTGGGACTTCCCCGGCGCCCGGCACGCTCGCGAAGCCGTCGTCAGGAGTAGACCCGTGCTGCAACCGCCGCATCAGTCCCTGCAGGTAGCTGCCGTTCCGGCCCAGCGGGCGCCCGTGCGGGACAGGGATCAGGAAGCGCCATGGCACACGGAGGCGGTGTGCAGGCGCGACGAAGCCGGCCTGTTCTTCGCCCCCTCCAAGGAGCCGACCGCTTCACGGCTCTCCCGCGAGGAGGCGGCCAAGCGCGTCTGCGCCCGCTGTCCGGTCATGGTCGAGTGCCGCGAACACGCGCTGCTGCAACCCGAGCCGTACGGCGTCTGGGGCGGCCTGACCGCCGCCGAGCGCCGTGTCGTGCTCGCCCGGCGCCGCCGTCGCGACCTGGAACTCAAGAAGGCCACCCGCGGCACGATAGCCGCGGCCGGCTGACCCACCCCGCACCCGCGGGACCAGTGGGGAGCCGGGGCAGGGCCGTCCCGTACACACGGCAACTGCGTACACACGGCAGCCGTGCCACCCGCCGCCCCGAAGCGGTACCCGCGCGGCTGCCCGGGTGCCGCCCGGTGTCGGTGCCGGAGGCTTCATCCGGTGCCGGCGCGGGAGGGCCGTCGGACGGTGGCCGCACAGGATCGCGTCGGCCGGTGTCGGCACCCGACCCGAAGACGTCATCCGGTGTCGGCGCGGGACTTCGGCCGTGGTCGGCGCAGGTGGATTTCAGCCGTGGTCCGCGCAGGAGAAAGGGGCACCCCTCCGCACAAGGGGCGCCCCTTTTGCGCCGTGTCGGCGCCCGGCCCTCCGGGCCGGTGGTCCTACTTGGCGCGGTCGAAGTCGATCGCGCTGTACGCACGCAGCTTGCTCAGCCGGTGCTCCGACCGGATCTGGCGGACCGTGCCCGACTTGGACCGCATCACGATCGACTCGGTCGTCGCGGTCTCGGAGCGGTAGCGCACCCCGCGCAGGAGCTCGCCGTCGGTGATGCCGGTCGCGACGAAGAAGACGTTCTCGCCGGAGACCAGGTCGTTCGTGGTCAGGACGCGGTCGAGGTCGTGCCCGGCGTCTATGGCCCGCTGCCGCTCCTCGTCGTCCTTCGGCCACAGCTTGCCCTGGATGGTGCCGCCGAGGCACTTGACGGCACAGGCCGAGATGATGCCCTCGGGTGTGCCGCCGATGCCGAGCAGCAGGTCGATGCCGGTGCCCTCGCGCAGCGCGAGGATGGAGCCCGCGACGTCGCCGTCGGAGATCAGTTTGATGCGCGCGCCGGTCTCCCGGATCTCCTTGATGATCCCGTCGTGGCGCGGCCGGTCGAGGATGACGACCGTGACGTCCTCGGGCGTGACCCGCTTGGCCTTGGCGACCCGGCGGATGTTCACCGCCACGGACGCGTTGATGTCGACGAAGTCGGCCGCCTCCGGGCCGGTGACCAGCTTGTCCATGTAGAAGACCGCGGACGGGTCGAACATGGTGCCGCGGTCCGCGGCGGCGAGCACGGCGATCGCGTTCGTCATGCCCTTGGCGGTGAGCGTGGTCCCGTCGATCGGGTCGACGGCGATGTCGCACTCGGGACCGGTCCCGTCGCCCACGCGCTCCCCGTTGAAGAGCATCGGGGCCTCGTCCTTCTCCCCCTCGCCGATGACGACGACGCCGTTCATCGAGACGGTGGAGACGAGGGTGCGCATGGCCCGGACGGCGGCACCGTCGGCACCGTTCTTGTCGCCGCGGCCGACCCAGCGGCCCGCGGCCATGGCGGCGGCCTCGGTGACGCGGACGAGTTCGAGGGCGAGGTTGCGGTCGGGGGCTTCCGACGGGACTTCGAGTTCGGAGGGCAGATGATGCTCGGTCATCGACACGCACCTTTCTGATACGACGACGGCCGGATGAGGGTGATGCCCCGACTCTATCGTCAGGCTTACAAAATGAGCAGGGGGGCCCACGGATGAGCAGGCCAGGGCACCTGCGACGATAGGTGCGTGGCAGGTACGAAAGGCAAGCAGTCGGTCCGGGACATGATTCTTTCCCTGGGCCTCATCGGGCTCATGGCGGGTGTCATCTACATCTTCATTCCGCATGACGACTCCGAGCCGGATCTCAAGCGTGTCGACTACAAGGTCGAGCTGCTGACGGCTCGCCGCGCGGCGAGCTATCCCGTGGCGGCGCCCGAAGGGCTGCCCTCGGCGTGGAAGGCGACCTCGGTGCGCTACGACGGCAGTGAGTTCGACGCCTGGCATCTGGGCTTCCAGGCCCCCGACGGTCAGTACGTGGCGGTCGAGCAGTCCACTCAGCGGCCGGCCGTGTTCATCGACACGGCGAGCCAGGGCGCCCGGCAGACGAAGGGCACCCAGCGCATCGGCGACCGGACCTGGCAGCGCTACGAGGGCGACCACTACGACGCCCTCGTCCTCCAGGACAAGGGCGCCACGACGGTGGTGACCGGCACCGGGTCGTTCGGCACGCTGGTGAAGATGGCGGAGGCCCTGAAGACCTCGTAGCGCCGCCCGTACGGCCTCGTGGAACCCGTAAGGCATGGAGAAGAGCCCCCGGCGGCAGCGCCGGGGGCTCTTCTCGTCTGTCTGGTGCGGGTGAGGGGGCGAACGGCGGTGCCGGCGGCTCCCTCGGTGCCGTCGGTCAGACGGTCGTGATGACCTGGTCCGCGTCCAGGCGCGGGCCGCGCGGGAACCAGGCGTCCTCGCCCGGCTTGCCGATGTTCACGATCATCAGCGGGGTGTGGTCGTCGTCCAGGAACTCCTTCTGGACACCGGCGAGGTCGGCGCCGGTCATCGGGCCCGCGGCGAGGCCGGCGGCACGGACGCCGATGATGAAGTACGCGGCCTGGAGGGCGGCGTTCATCCCCGCGGCGCTCTCACGGACCGGGCGCTCGGAGAAGAAGAGGTCCTTGGCGGCGGGGAAGTGGGGGAGGAGCGCCGGCAGTTCCTCGTGGAACTCGTTGTCCGCGGAGAGGATCGCGACCAGCGGGGCGGCGGCGGTCTTCGCCCGGTTGCCCTCGGCGAGGTGCTGCACCAGGCGCTCACGGGCCTCGGGGGAGCGGACCAGGGTGATGCGCAGCGGCGACTGGTTGAAGGCGGTCGGGCCGTACTTGACCAGGTCGTAGATCGCCTGCACCTGCTCGTCGGTCACCGGCTCGTCGGTGAACGTGTTCGCCGTGCGAGCTTCGCGGAACAGCAGGTCCTGAGCGGTGGGGTCAAGGACGAGAGACATGGAGAACCTTCTCGGTATGTGCGGTGGATCCGGGGGATCTGTTGGCGAGTACGACAGTACGCCGAGGAGGTTTAAAGTTCAACCAAAAGTGGGGCGTGGTGATCCGCTTCACAGGTGCAAGGATCGAAAGAAGGATCGAAAAAGGGGGCCCGCCGTGTCGCGGGCCCCGCTGGAGCTACTCACAGCAAGACGTCACTCGGAGCCGCTCGTCACCCGAGCCGCTCGTCACCCGGTACCCGAGCCGCTCGTCACCCGGTGCCGGCACCGCTCGTCACTCGGATCCGGAGCCGGCGTCCTTCTCCTGTTCCTGGGACTCCTCGGCCAAGGCGGCGTCCAGACGGGCCCGAGCGCCCTCCAGCCAGCGTCGGCACACCTTGGCCAGCTCCTCGCCGCGCTCCCAGAGCGCCAGGGACTCCTCCAGGGTCGTACCGCCCGCCTCCAGGCGGCGTACCACCTCGATCAGCTCGTCCCGTGCCTGCTCGTACCCGAGCGCCTCGTCCACCTTGCTGGTCATGCGTCCACCCTATGCATCGACTCGAACCGTGAATTCACCCTCGGCGACCCGCGCCCGCAGCGTCTCGTCCGCCGCCACCTCGGCCGGGTCCCGGACCACATGACCGTCCGCCCGTTGCAGCACCGCGTACCCGCGCTGGAGGGTCGCCGCGGGGGAGAGGGCCACCACGCGCGCGTGGGTGTGCGTCAGCTCCGAGTCCGCGCGGTCCAGCAGATGCCCGACGGTGCGCCGGCCCCGGTCGAGCAGGGCGGAGACCTGGTCCGCCCGCTCGTCGACCATCCGGTGCGGATCCTCCATCGAGGGCCGGGCCAGCGTGTGCGCGAGGCCGCGCTCCTCGCGGTCGATGAACGACCCCACGCAGCGCCGCGCCCGGTCCCGCAGGAACCGCACCCGCTCGTACTCCTCCCCGACGTCCGGCACGACCTTCTTGGCCGCGTCGGTCGGCGTGGAGGCCCGCAGGTCGGCCACGAGGTCGAGCAGCGGGCTGTCCGGCTCGTGCCCGATCGCCGACACGACCGGGGTGCGGCAGGCCGCGACCGCGCGGACCAGCTGCTCGTCGGAGAACGGCAGCAGGTCCTCCACGCTGCCGCCGCCCCGTGCCACGACGATCACGTCGACCTCGTCGAGCGCGTCCAGCTCCTTCACCGCCTGTACGACCTGCGGTACGGCGTGGACGCCCTGCACGGCGACATTGCGGACCTCGAAGCGGACGGCGGGCCAGCGGCGCCGCGCGTTCTCCAGCACGTCCCGCTCGGCCGCCGACGCGCGCCCGCACACCAGCCCGATGAGCTGCGGCAGGAACGGCAGCGCCTTCTTGCGATCGGCGGCGAAGAGCCCCTCGGCCGCCAGCGACTTCTTCAGCTGTTCGAGGCGGGCGAGGAGTTCCCCCACGCCCACCGGCTTGATCTCGGCGGCCCGCAGGGAGAGCTGCCCGCGCGGCGCGTACCACTCCGGTTTGGCGTGGACGACCACCCGGGCGCCCTCGGTCACGACGTCGGCGACCGCGTCGAAGACCTGGCGGTAGCAGGTCACGCTCACCGAGATGTCGTGCGACGGATCGCGCAGTGTCAGGAAGACGACGCCCGCGCCGGGGCGCCGCGACAACTGGGTGATCTGCCCCTCGACCCACACCGCGCCGAGCCGGTCGATCCATCCCCCGATGAGCCGTGACACCTCTCCGACGGGCAGCGGAGCGTCCGCGGACGTGTTGAGAGCCATGCGCCGAGCCTAGTGGCCGCCACCGACAACGCCCCGCGCCTGGTGCGGGTCGGACACCCGTACTCCGTACCCCGTACCCCGGGCCCGTCCCGACCGGAACGCGGCGGACGGCAGCCGCGCGGTACGGCGCGTCACCCGGCCGCGGACCCGGCTCGCCCCCGTTGGGCGAGCAGCACCACCAGGCCCGCCGCCAGCCACACGAGACCCGCCACCTGAGCCGTTCCCGACGCCTCGATGATCACCGCGACGGTGATCGCGGCCCCCAGTACGGGCAGGAGGACGTGCCGCCACCACACCACCGGCCCGCCCCGGTGCCGTACGGCGAACCAGCCCACCACCGACGCGTGCAGCAGCGTGAACGCTGTCAGGGCGCCGATGTCGACCACCGAGACCAGCTTGTCGAGGCCGTCGTCGCGGCGCGCCGCCCAGACCGCGGCGACCAGAGTGATCACCGCGGCGCACGACAGGGCCGCCCGCGGCACCCCGGAGCCGGTCCGCGCCAGCACCCGCGGCAGCCTCCGGTCCCGGGCCATCGCAAAGACGATCCGCCCGGCCGCGGCCTGCCCGGCCAGCGCCGCGAACGCCGCGCCGATCGCCTTGCTCACGGCGACCAGGTTGTGCAGCCACGAGCCGACGGAAGCGTCCACGGCGTCGTAGAAGGCCGGACCCTGAAGGGCGGGGTCGGCGGCGAGCCGCGCGGACGGCAGCGGCTCCAGCAGGGCCGCCAGATACGTCTGCGCGATGAACAGCACACCCGCCAGCGCCAGACAGAACAGCACCGCCCGGGCCACCTTCTCCGAACCGCCCGTGACCTCCTCGGCGAAGGAGGCGATCGCGTCGAAGCCGAGGAAGGACAGGACGGCGACCGAGACGGCGCCGACGACCGCCGACAGCGCGAACGCGCCCTGGGTGCCGTCACCCGACAGCGGGGACAGCCAGTCGCGCCGCGCGCCGTCGCGCGCGAGGACCACGGCCGCCGCCACGACGAAGACGACGAGGACCACGATCTCCATCGCGAGCACCAGAAAGCCGACGCGCGCCGCCGTGCGGACCCCCCGCAGATTGAGGAACGTCGTGACGACGACGGCGAGCGTGGTCCACACCCACCGGGACACCTCCGGG includes:
- a CDS encoding class II fumarate hydratase, with protein sequence MADGQGEGAYRIEHDSMGEVRVPAEAKWRAQTQRAVENFPVSGQRIERAHIEALARIKGAAAKVNGELGVIAKDVAEAVQEAAAEVAEGRWDAHFPVDVFQTGSGTSSNMNANEVIATLAGERLGRDVHPNDHVNASQSSNDVFPSSIHIAATAAVTRDLVPALEHLAASLERKSREFADVVKSGRTHLMDATPVTLGQEFGGYAAQVRYGVERLEASLPRLAELPLGGTAVGTGINTPPGFSAAVIAEVARATGLPLTEARDHFEAQGARDGIVETSGQLRTIAVGLTKIANDLRWMASGPRTGLAEISLPDLQPGSSIMPGKVNPVIPEAVLMVAAQVTGNDATVAVAGAAGNFELNVMLPVIAKNVLESVRLLANVSRLLADRTVDGIVAHRERAREYAESSPSVVTPLNKYIGYEEAAKVAKKALAERKTIRRVVLESGYVERGDLTEEQLDEALDVLRMTHP
- a CDS encoding fumarate hydratase → MPEFAYTDLLPQGEDTTPYRLVTSEGVSTFEADGRTFLKVEPEALRKLAAEAIHDIQHYLRPAHLAQLRRIIDDPEASANDKFVALDLLKNANIAAAGVLPMCQDTGTAIVMGKRGQNVLTEGGDEAALSHGIYDAYKNLNLRYSQMAPLTMWDEKNTGSNLPAQIELYATDGGAYKFLFMAKGGGSANKSFLYQETKAVLNEGSMMKFLEEKIRSLGTAACPPYHLAIVVGGTSAEYALKTAKYASAHYLDEIPSEGSELGHGFRDKELEEKVFELTQKIGIGAQFGGKYFCHDVRVVRLPRHGASCPVAIAVSCSADRQAVAKITAEGVFLEQLETDPAHFLPETTDEHLDEAGDVVKIDLNQPMDDILAELTKYPVKTRLSLSGPLVVARDIAHAKIKERLDAGEEMPQYLKDHPVYYAGPAKTPEGYASGSFGPTTAGRMDSYVEQFQAAGGSKVMLAKGNRSKQVTDACDAHGGFYLGSIGGPAARLAQDCIKKVEVVEYEELGMEAVWKIEVEDFPAFVVVDDKGNDFFSPQELSQPTFTSIPVRQA
- a CDS encoding DUF1707 SHOCT-like domain-containing protein; translation: MDLQKSPDASAATAAKPAELRASDADRDRITDILREAVAEGRLTAEEHAERVEGVLATKTVGELDQFVRDLPAAHTGRAASAYVSAPNRPTQGAIPAEADDTVVAVFSSAVRKGRWRAGRRIHAYSVFGNVEIDLSEAIFEYQQVVIKAISVFGNVEISVPENVSLRGSGGGVLGNFEVDTLDSGDPDAPVVYVDGLAVLGNVEARPKRGKLIADILDRVTSRVNERVADRLDRSLRKHLDR
- a CDS encoding WhiB family transcriptional regulator, coding for MLQPPHQSLQVAAVPAQRAPVRDRDQEAPWHTEAVCRRDEAGLFFAPSKEPTASRLSREEAAKRVCARCPVMVECREHALLQPEPYGVWGGLTAAERRVVLARRRRRDLELKKATRGTIAAAG
- the glpX gene encoding class II fructose-bisphosphatase — encoded protein: MTEHHLPSELEVPSEAPDRNLALELVRVTEAAAMAAGRWVGRGDKNGADGAAVRAMRTLVSTVSMNGVVVIGEGEKDEAPMLFNGERVGDGTGPECDIAVDPIDGTTLTAKGMTNAIAVLAAADRGTMFDPSAVFYMDKLVTGPEAADFVDINASVAVNIRRVAKAKRVTPEDVTVVILDRPRHDGIIKEIRETGARIKLISDGDVAGSILALREGTGIDLLLGIGGTPEGIISACAVKCLGGTIQGKLWPKDDEERQRAIDAGHDLDRVLTTNDLVSGENVFFVATGITDGELLRGVRYRSETATTESIVMRSKSGTVRQIRSEHRLSKLRAYSAIDFDRAK
- a CDS encoding DUF4245 domain-containing protein, which encodes MAGTKGKQSVRDMILSLGLIGLMAGVIYIFIPHDDSEPDLKRVDYKVELLTARRAASYPVAAPEGLPSAWKATSVRYDGSEFDAWHLGFQAPDGQYVAVEQSTQRPAVFIDTASQGARQTKGTQRIGDRTWQRYEGDHYDALVLQDKGATTVVTGTGSFGTLVKMAEALKTS
- a CDS encoding malonic semialdehyde reductase → MSLVLDPTAQDLLFREARTANTFTDEPVTDEQVQAIYDLVKYGPTAFNQSPLRITLVRSPEARERLVQHLAEGNRAKTAAAPLVAILSADNEFHEELPALLPHFPAAKDLFFSERPVRESAAGMNAALQAAYFIIGVRAAGLAAGPMTGADLAGVQKEFLDDDHTPLMIVNIGKPGEDAWFPRGPRLDADQVITTV
- a CDS encoding exodeoxyribonuclease VII small subunit; translated protein: MTSKVDEALGYEQARDELIEVVRRLEAGGTTLEESLALWERGEELAKVCRRWLEGARARLDAALAEESQEQEKDAGSGSE
- the xseA gene encoding exodeoxyribonuclease VII large subunit, giving the protein MALNTSADAPLPVGEVSRLIGGWIDRLGAVWVEGQITQLSRRPGAGVVFLTLRDPSHDISVSVTCYRQVFDAVADVVTEGARVVVHAKPEWYAPRGQLSLRAAEIKPVGVGELLARLEQLKKSLAAEGLFAADRKKALPFLPQLIGLVCGRASAAERDVLENARRRWPAVRFEVRNVAVQGVHAVPQVVQAVKELDALDEVDVIVVARGGGSVEDLLPFSDEQLVRAVAACRTPVVSAIGHEPDSPLLDLVADLRASTPTDAAKKVVPDVGEEYERVRFLRDRARRCVGSFIDREERGLAHTLARPSMEDPHRMVDERADQVSALLDRGRRTVGHLLDRADSELTHTHARVVALSPAATLQRGYAVLQRADGHVVRDPAEVAADETLRARVAEGEFTVRVDA
- a CDS encoding APC family permease → MSDARATAGTDPAEQRLRRSLGFRDLVVYGLLFIAPMAPVGVFGALDARSHGAVALVYVVATAAMAFTAFSYAQMVRVVPQAGSVFAYARAGLGPEAGFVAGWMVMLDYLLIPAVAYLFSGIAMNALVPEVSRWVWTTLAVVVTTFLNLRGVRTAARVGFLVLAMEIVVLVVFVVAAAVVLARDGARRDWLSPLSGDGTQGAFALSAVVGAVSVAVLSFLGFDAIASFAEEVTGGSEKVARAVLFCLALAGVLFIAQTYLAALLEPLPSARLAADPALQGPAFYDAVDASVGSWLHNLVAVSKAIGAAFAALAGQAAAGRIVFAMARDRRLPRVLARTGSGVPRAALSCAAVITLVAAVWAARRDDGLDKLVSVVDIGALTAFTLLHASVVGWFAVRHRGGPVVWWRHVLLPVLGAAITVAVIIEASGTAQVAGLVWLAAGLVVLLAQRGRAGSAAG